A DNA window from Limanda limanda chromosome 6, fLimLim1.1, whole genome shotgun sequence contains the following coding sequences:
- the ptx3a gene encoding pentraxin-related protein PTX3 yields the protein MFWWRLFQAACVLSVCVCQLAFEDDMQVNYSDTYYNEILGVDRTQEIEPTPTSPPCSSRDLTKWDKLFSMLENSQMRENMMLQYAEDIIKVEMESLRGEMLRFGGQYGGSCGVAVETVGRRMAMQFEARLKETMERLKIAVQSPDATGGNSVEDPDNLESSLHQLLSAARAQTSQLTRLETSSTGAGTGRNTKPGFQLAEGGGAGHQEQEFTSREVALEGVLAALKQTRAEQEEALRFQSQRHLPAGCDMALLFPMRSRRIYTAVTPEVPLSISSFTICMWLKPTTLANKTVLFSYGHRRNPYEIQLLLGQTSALFTIGGEAHLVEARGVVKPGQWIHLCGAWASEQGLATLWADGERFATTPGVAEGHVLPEMGSLQLGQERSGCCPQYHSSGGGVSGFEGGFNSQLAFAGKMTGVNMWDRVLSEEEISELALPNGQGCEQRGNVVAWGITEMVPHGGAQFIY from the exons atgttttGGTGGAGGCTCTTCCAGGCAGCGTGtgtgctgtcagtgtgtgtttgtcaactTGCGTTTGAGGATGATATGCAGGTGAACTACTCTGACACCTACTACAATGAAATCCTAGGAGTAGACAGAACACAGGAGATAGAAC CCACACCGACTTCTCCGCCCTGCAGTTCTCGAGACCTGACCAAGTGGGACAAACTCTTCTCGATGCTGGAGAACAGTCAGATGAGGGAGAACATGATGCTTCAGTACGCTGAGGATATCATCAAGGTGGAGATGGAGTCTCTGCGCGGAGAAATGCTCAG GTTTGGAGGTCAGTATGGCGGATCGTGTGGGGTTGCCGTGGAGACAGTAGGAAGAAGGATGGCCATGCAGTTTGAGGCTCGCCTCAAAGAAACCATGGAGCGCCTCAAAATAGCAGTTCAGTCTCCTGATGCCACCGGTGGGAATTCTGTCGAGGATCCCGACAACTTGGAGTCGAGTTTACAtcagctcctctctgcagcaCGAGCACAAACTTCCCAACTCACCAGGCTGGAGACCAGCAGTACTGGAGCTGGAACGGGGAGGAATACGAAGCCGGGATTCCAACTCGCAGAGGGTGGAGGGGCCGGGCACCAGGAGCAGGAGTTCACGTCACGAGAGGTGGCTCTAGAAGGAGTGCTGGCTGCACTGAAACAGACGAGggcggagcaggaggaggcgctgAGGTTCCAGAGCCAAAGACACCTACCTGCAG GCTGTGACATGGCGCTCCTCTTCCCAATGCGTTCCCGTCGAATCTACACTGCTGTCACACCCGAggttcctctctccatctcctccttcaccaTCTGCATGTGGCTGAAGCCAACGACTCTCGCCAACAAAACCGTGCTCTTCTCCTACGGTCACCGTCGCAACCCGTACGAgatccagctgctgctcggCCAAACCTCTGCGCTCTTCACCATCGGAGGAGAGGCTCACCTGGTGGAGGCGCGAGGTGTGGTGAAGCCAGGGCAGTGGATCCACTTGTGTGGGGCCTGGGCCTCCGAGCAGGGTCTGGCCACCCTGTGGGCGGATGGGGAAAGGTTCGCCACCACACCTGGAGTTGCTGAGGGACACGTCTTACCGGAAATGGGCTCCCTCCAGCTGGGCCAGGAGAGGAGTGGCTGCTGCCCCCAGTATCATAGCAGCGGGGGTGGCGTTTCAGGCTTTGAGGGAGGGTTCAATTCCCAGCTGGCATTCGCCGGGAAGATGACGGGAGTGAATATGTGGGACAGGGtgctgtcagaggaggagattTCCGAGCTGGCTTTGCCAAATGGGCAGGGCTGCGAGCAGAGAGGGAACGTGGTGGCGTGGGGCATCACGGAGATGGTTCCTCACGGAGGAGCTCAGTTCATCTACTAA